A genomic region of Solanum dulcamara chromosome 2, daSolDulc1.2, whole genome shotgun sequence contains the following coding sequences:
- the LOC129880940 gene encoding zeatin O-xylosyltransferase-like, translating to MDNNLNLANLKQQLGDEVVVVMVPFQTQTHLDPFLQFACLIASYGLSVHYLSLPNYNNDTRSRATALNPSDLVKIHFHDLQMTTTPLDPDIPSEVPKHFHLMWNVCMRLRESTTSFLRDISSKSTRVVMIHDCLMSYNVQDISSFHNAESYIFNPVISAFGMYCDHIFPIVGLPIPLEQQLLQRLPSSEGWYCDEIMRISSFLVQFIGNSSAGDINNTSKVMEGTNTFIDLLGIGQNKKQWAVGPVLRPIKKEKNRFPCLDWLDKQPPKSVLFVSYEILISFSDEQIKELAMGLELSKQKFIWLLNEPDNGDIYMKEDPYRKFEFHAGFEERLNGIGLLLRDWAPQTEILAHSSIGGFLSACDWTACVETITLGVPIIAWPTHSDHPKNGFLLTEILKTGLIIKEWDQKRDEVVTASTVDNVVRKLMASEEGDEIRKRAKELGETVRQSTEKGGVSRMELDSFIEHITR from the coding sequence ATGGATAACAATCTGAATCTTGCAAACTTGAAACAACAATTAGGTGATGAAGTTGTTGTAGTCATGGTTCCATTCCAAACTCAAACCCATCTTGACCCTTTTCTCCAATTTGCCTGTTTAATCGCTTCTTATGGTCTCTCTGTTCACTATCTCAGCCTACCCAATTACAATAATGACACCAGGAGTCGTGCCACAGCGTTAAATCCTTCCGATTTagtcaaaattcattttcatgACCTCCAAATGACTACTACTCCGCTCGACCCTGATATCCCGAGCGAAGTACCTAAACACTTCCACTTAATGTGGAATGTTTGCATGCGTCTTCGCGAGTCCACTACTTCCTTCTTACGTGATATTTCGTCTAAATCAACAAGAGTTGTGATGATTCATGATTGTCTAATGTCTTATAATGTTCAGGATATTTCATCTTTCCATAATGCAGAGTCATATATCTTTAATCCTGTAATTTCGGCGTTTGGTATGTATTGTGATCACATATTCCCTATTGTGGGATTGCCTATCCCGCTTGAACAACAACTACTTCAAAGGCTACCATCCTCTGAAGGATGGTATTGCGATGAAATCATGCGGATATCATCTTTTCTAGTTCAGTTTATAGGGAATAGCTCCGCCGGTGACATCAATAATACAAGCAAAGTTATGGAAGGTACTAATACTTTTATTGACTTGCTTGGAATTGGACAAAACAAGAAGCAATGGGCAGTAGGACCGGTTCTCCGGCctattaagaaagaaaaaaacagaTTCCCCTGTTTGGATTGGTTGGACAAACAACCTCCAAAATCAGTTCTTTTCGTATCTTATGAAATATTGATTTCATTTTCTGATGAACAAATCAAGGAGCTCGCCATGGGTTTAGAGCTTAGCAAACAAAAGTTCATATGGTTGTTGAACGAGCCTGATAATGGAGATATTTATATGAAGGAAGACCCTTATAGAAAATTTGAGTTTCATGCAGGGTTTGAGGAAAGATTAAATGGAATCGGGTTACTGCTAAGAGATTGGGCACCACAGACAGAAATCTTGGCTCATTCATCTATTGGCGGGTTCTTGAGTGCGTGTGACTGGACTGCTTGTGTAGAGACCATTACTTTGGGAGTCCCAATAATTGCTTGGCCTACACACTCTGACCACCCCAAAAATGGTTTTTTGTTGACGGAAATATTGAAAACAGGCCTCATCATTAAGGAGTGGGACCAGAAACGCGACGAGGTGGTCACTGCATCCACCGTTGATAATGTCGTGAGGAAGTTAATGGCATCGGAAGAAGGAGACGAGATTAGGAAAAGAGCAAAAGAACTGGGAGAAACCGTGAGGCAGTCCACAGAGAAAGGGGGTGTTTCTCGAATGGAATTGGATTCATTTATCGAGCATATCACTAGATAG